In Lycium ferocissimum isolate CSIRO_LF1 chromosome 7, AGI_CSIRO_Lferr_CH_V1, whole genome shotgun sequence, the sequence aatatcaaatgaagaactTCGGCacgaaaatattgatattagtaATGGTGATTTGCACAAAGGCAAAGTATTTAATAGTGACGATGAGGCCTATAATTGCTATGTTAATTTTGCTAAAAAAGTTGGTTTCTTAATCAGACGTGACCGAATATTGGGAAGTGAAGAGCATCCTATGGGAATTTATAAGACGGATTATGTTTGTCATCGAGCTGGTAGTCCTCATTCTCAAAAGATTGCAGAAAATGAACGACAACGAGATAGAAAATCTTCCAGATGCAATTGTAACGCCAAGATGTTTATTGCTAAAGATATGATTGATGGTATCCCTCACTGGGTAGTGGTGCATTTTGATAATGTCCACAACCATATATTATTGAATGAAAATTAGGTAAGATTTCTTCCTGCTTATCGAAATATTGACATTATTGATCAAAAGCGGATTACACTTCTTGCAAAAAAAAGCCGGTTGTTGACGAGCTTAATTAGAAGAGTGCTTGAGTTAGAAAAGGGTGTCAATGTAGGCCAATTGCCTTTCACAGAAAAAGATATCAAGAACTTTCTCCAATCAAAAAGTTCTACCAATACTGAATATGATGCTTTGGAGCTACTAAAAGTATGCAAGAGTTTGAAAGACAAAGATGTTGATTTCCAATATGATTTCACAGTTGATACATGTCAAAGACTTGAGCATATCATTTGGGCATTTGGGGACTCTATTCATGCTTATGAACTTTTTGGAGATGTAGTTGTTTTTTATACTACTTATCAATTAAATCGCTATGAGATGCCACCAGGAGTTTAGATTGGTGTAAACAATCATGGAAATTCTACTTTCTTTGGTTGTGTTCTCTTACAAAATAAGAAagcatcttctttttcttgggcATTAAAGGTAATACATAATtttattcttcaaaatcttctctttaattttcttaatttattgCTAATGTGTATTTATTTCGCAGAGTTTTGTATGAATGGaaaacatccacaaaccattttAACCAATCAAGATCTTGGTTTGACAGAAGCTATTGCTAATGAGTTGCCGCATACAAAACATGCCTTTTGTATCTGGCATATTACATCTAAGTTTCCTACTTAGTTTTCTTTTATCCTTTCAAGGTATTTCCAATTTAAATCTGACTTTCACAAGCTTTATGAGCTCGGCAGCATTGACGAATCTGAACATCAGTGGGACGAATTAATTGCTAAGTTTGATCTTGAATCAGATAGGCATATCAAATTGCTATATGCAAATCGTGCATCATGGGCATTTCCATATTTGAAGGGATATTTTTTTGCTGGAATGACAACGACAAGCCGCTCTGAATCAAATAATGCTTATTTGAAGAGATTTTTACATGCCCGAACAAGTTTAAAAGAATTTGTTAAGCAAGTTGGGGCTGTTGTCAGCATAAGAAATTATCTTTCTTGAAGAGGCAATGATGCGGCAAAAGTAGTACAATCCTCAAATTAAGGTTTTCATGCCAATGGAGAAACATGCATCAAAAGTCCTTACACCTTTTGCCTTTAAGTTGTTACAAGATGAGATGATACTTTCTGTGGAGTATGGTCTATTTCCAAATGCTGATGATTCATATATTGTGCGACACTATAGCAAAATGGATGGTGGACGATCCGTTTATTGGAATCAATTAGAGGAAGTTGTTCAGTGTTCTTGTCAAGAGTTTGAATTTTCAGGAATTTTGTGCAGGCATTCTATTCGAGTACTTACTGCTCATAACTATTTCACGTTACCTGAGAAGTACTTGTTGGCTAGATGGAGACAAGAAAATTCCTTGGTTTTAAAGTTTACTCATACGATGAACTCTTGTAGTGACGCTAATGAGTTCCAGAGTTTTTCAGTCCATAATCAAATATTTGGGTCTTGAATCAATGAAGACAAAAGGGAGTCCTGAATGTGCTAAAAAAGAACTAGAAAGAGTCCTACAAATTGTTCAATGTCTTCCTGAGAGTGAACACACTATTGAAGATCACGAACATGCTATTTCTAGTCAATCCATAAACGACAAGTCTTCAGATGACGATTTTCACATTGAAAATCCCCAACAATCTCagacaaaaggaagaaaaacagaaaaaaggCCAGTTGGTAGCGTTGAAGCCGTTAAACGACCAAGGTATTGCCATGTTCCTAATTGTGGTGGAACAGGTCATGACTCAAGAAACTGTCCACTCAAAAGGAAAACAATTGAAATTCCAATATCTCAATCTCCCAACAAGTATTAGTTTCATTATGTCTTATATCTTTTTGCTAAATTGCTAGGTATTCATAATGTGtccgaaaaaaattaaaaaataatctatTTGTTGTAGGATACCAAAAGGATGGAGAAAGAAGCTATGAGGTGATCCAGCTATCAGAGATCCTTCTGCTCATTGGAACAAAAGATactatatatcattttttgttGCTTATGACTTTTTGAGTTATGTAAGGATACAACAATGAAACAAGCCATTATATATCAGATCACAAAATCTTTTTGCACATCAGTCTTTGGAACAAACAATGAATATCCTTTATTACATTAAACACAATTTAGATGAGTACAAGTAGGGCTGTTCACGGCCCggaaatttaaccaaaccgaataaaaaaatcgacatttggtttggttttaaattttaaaaatcgataatatttgCTTTGGTTAtgattctattaaaaaataactgaataaataaccgaaccaaaccgataaattatatacataaattttataattatttatatgtataatagtagtttttcataaataattataaatattttataccttttaatcattgatttttgattttggtctacttatttcacatgattgttttTAGATCCGTGATTTCTAGATGAAAGAATGTTACTTAATGTAATGGGGGAGTTGTTGCCTTAACCATTTACTCCCATTGTAACTTGAGtagtgaaaatgtttctatgatgtatgtttcaccttaaactataaataaaagttatcgtttgaaccaataaaaaaaaacatgtttttttcaactttttaatgttttactgaTAAGTCTCATGGCTGTTAGTCATAAACTGAAAAATCGAatcaaaccggtggttattattttatttggtttggttatggttttagacatttaaaaaccgactaaattggtttggttacagttttaatcaataaccgacccaaaccgaaccatgaacacccctaagtACAAGAGGAGGGGGACATCAAGCCTAACCTCCAATAATTTGTTAAGAGATCATCTATCTTCTTACAAAATTGTCTTCTTACAAAATTGCATGACCATGCTACCTAGTTTCTATAGACAAAATCCTGAAGAAGACTCCTCATTTTACAATTCATAAGTTAAACCATCAGGATGTCAATTGTGGACCTTTGCAACAAAGATAGGCTAGGACACTTCTTGTGGACCTTTGCAGCAAAGATAGGCTATGTATGAATCTCAATATGTCAATCAGGATATACTAGCTTCAACACCTCTTCTCTTgttaaaattctcattttgtcCCAGCTCTTATGGCCTTTTACGGTAAGCTTATCAGGAGGAACTGGAGCACAAAAAAAGACTCAATATATTAGCACAAGGAAGAATCACAATCTATTATACAAAATGTAAGCTAATTAATGTCTCAGACTCAGTTAAGTTCATCAGTTAAAGTTagttttggaaagaaaaatatgTGTGCCTCAATTCTAATTCTCAAAGTTATGCGAGTTACTGATTGTGTTGAGCCATCGTCCTGGTGTTTGTTGCTACTCATGACCCTAAGCTTACATTGTTGTCAGTTTTTAAGAATTCCAGCAAACGAGTGACCAAATCCAAGATGCTTATATCTCTACACCTGCCCTTTCATTTCCATTAGATAATGAAGAGCTAATGACATCTGAATTCATCTGAGGTTTATTAACTTGTGCTTCCAgcatttcattctttttactaAGTTCTTCCACTTGAGCTTTCAAAGAACTTAAGTATTCTAGTGTACTCAAAGAACTGATGCTTTGTCTTTCTGCACAAGAAACTAACATGATGAGTTTGGAGATACGCCACAATGGCTTAAGACATAATTACGTAATTAAAATCGTAATTTTTATAATAGCTTAATCTTTTAGATTAGATGATCGACACATACTCGATTCAAGTTTAGCCATATATTATGTAAAAAGAATATGCGTGTACATGTGATGTGAGGAAGTGCGTTATAGATGTAAATATCAAATTACTTCAATTTATACCGTGAACACAGAAAGATGAATGATGAGTTAGATATATCAACTACTTCAATTAAGTGCAAACTGAGGCTTTATTTTGCAACTTGTGCCTTTAA encodes:
- the LOC132062198 gene encoding putative protein FAR1-RELATED SEQUENCE 10 yields the protein MDSTVGVLRSHCPYGDNGCHVNEDIVVGSTEISNEELRHENIDISNGDLHKGKVFNSDDEAYNCYVNFAKKVGFLIRRDRILGSEEHPMGIYKTDYVCHRAGSPHSQKIAENERQRDRKSSRCNCNAKMFIAKDMIDGIPHWVRFLPAYRNIDIIDQKRITLLAKKSRLLTSLIRRVLELEKGVNVGQLPFTEKDIKNFLQSKSSTNTEYDALELLKVCKSLKDKDVDFQYDFTVDTCQRLEHIIWAFGDSIHAYELFGDVVVFYTTYQLNRYEMPPGV